The Dyadobacter sandarakinus DNA window TTTTATCATTTTGAAGCCCGGCCTGCTGGGGGGCTTCCGGCATACCAGTGAATGGATTGAGATTGCCGGCCGGCTCGGGATTGACTGGTGGATCACCTCGGCATTAGAGTCCAATATCGGTCTGAATGCCATCGCACAATTTACCGCCCGCTTTGAAAATCCACTGCCCCAGGGGCTGGGTACCGGCCAGCTTTACACCAACAATTTTGATTCGCCCTTAAAGGTGTCTCAGGGCCACCTTTTCTACAATACAGCCCAGGAATGGGCATTGCCGGAGTTCAACTGAACGATTAAACCCAGTCAATGCCTTTCTTCAGCCAGCCGAGTGTTTTTTCTTCGGCTGAATGGGATTGCGGTACAAAGTTGTATTCCCAGTTTGCCTGCGGCGGAAGGCTCATTAGAATCGACTCGGTACGACCGTTTGTTTCCAACCCAAACTTTGTCCCCCGGTCCCAAACCAGGTTGAACTCCACATACCGTCCGCGGCGCAGGTACTGCCACTGCTTTTCGGTTTCGGTAAAAGGCTTGTCGTGGTACTTCCGCATGAGCTGCGTGTAGGCAGGCGCGAAAGTTTCACCTACATCCTGTATAAAAGAAAAAAGTGAATTCTTGGACAGATTCTGGCCTCTGCCTTCCTGGTTGGGTTTAAGGTAATCGAAAAAAATACCGCCTATCCCCCGGGTTTCTTCCCGGTGCGGTATGTAAAAGTACTCGTCTGCCCATGTTTTGAAGTCGGGGTAAAATGCAGGATGATGCTTATCGCAGGTTGCTTTGAGCTGATCGTGAAACTGACGGGCATCCTCTTCCACAACATAATGAGGAGTAAGATCAATGCCGCCTCCAAACCAGCAAATTCCATTGCTGAGCTCAAAGTAGCGCACATTCATGTGGATGATCGGGACATGCGGATTTTGCGGATGCATCACGATGGAAACGCCGGTAGCAGAAAAGTGGTAGTCGTCGCCTTCGCTGAGATTCATCTGCTGGCGCAGCCGGGGGTGTACCTCGCCGCGGACGCTTGAAAAGTTAACACCGCCTTTTTCGATTACGCTGCCCGCCTGGATAAGCCGGGTACGGCCGCCTCCTCCGGAATGATGTTCCCACAAATCTTCCTGAAACTTGCCGGTGCCATCCGCGTCTTCAATAGCATTGCAAATCCTGTCCTGTAAACCCTTAAAGTAGCTTTCGATCGTTTCTACGTTCATTATTACGCCTGCTGTTAGGCCGGTAAAATTAGCAGAAATATGAAAGCAGGGGTTTTTAATGCAAAAAAGCGGGAACTGGTCCCGCTTCCGGCTTTACTTTTCAGACTAATAAATGCATGCTGTTACTGATCCATGCGCAGGAAGGTACCGCTGAGATTGAACACCAGCTCCGTCTGGTCAGACAGTTTTATTTCCTGGTCGGTTTTATCCTTTTCCCAGGAAGTAATAAATGCTTTCGGGTAATTTTCTGCGGTGTACTCCAGTATTTTTAGCGGAATGACAGAGTCGGGGAGAGGCT harbors:
- the hemF gene encoding oxygen-dependent coproporphyrinogen oxidase yields the protein MNVETIESYFKGLQDRICNAIEDADGTGKFQEDLWEHHSGGGGRTRLIQAGSVIEKGGVNFSSVRGEVHPRLRQQMNLSEGDDYHFSATGVSIVMHPQNPHVPIIHMNVRYFELSNGICWFGGGIDLTPHYVVEEDARQFHDQLKATCDKHHPAFYPDFKTWADEYFYIPHREETRGIGGIFFDYLKPNQEGRGQNLSKNSLFSFIQDVGETFAPAYTQLMRKYHDKPFTETEKQWQYLRRGRYVEFNLVWDRGTKFGLETNGRTESILMSLPPQANWEYNFVPQSHSAEEKTLGWLKKGIDWV